In Burkholderia sp. NRF60-BP8, a single window of DNA contains:
- a CDS encoding PqiC family protein, translated as MTTRVNGFASGAAAVFAALALAACSSPPARFYTLSPADAAAPLRTAPANPAFLIEVPSVGVPEQVARNQLVVQKNAAQVDVLEQERWASPPADEIRRALSDDLAARLGTIDVANSAYPAGVPVYRISVNVQRFESWPGKRAAIDAVWSVRSLATQAVMTCRTSVAEPVADGYDALVAGHRRALDAIAAQAADGVRAMAARRGAPAAPAAGGKTTAAPVVPCPANPTSGGDAGATGKSGA; from the coding sequence ATGACGACACGCGTGAACGGTTTCGCGAGCGGCGCGGCGGCAGTCTTCGCCGCACTCGCGCTCGCCGCGTGCAGCTCGCCGCCCGCGCGGTTCTACACGCTCAGCCCGGCCGACGCCGCGGCGCCGCTGCGCACCGCGCCGGCCAACCCGGCGTTCCTGATCGAGGTGCCGTCGGTCGGCGTGCCGGAGCAGGTCGCGAGGAACCAGTTGGTCGTGCAGAAGAACGCCGCGCAGGTCGACGTGCTCGAGCAGGAACGCTGGGCGTCGCCGCCCGCCGACGAGATCCGCCGCGCGCTGTCGGACGATCTCGCCGCTCGGCTCGGCACGATCGACGTCGCGAATTCCGCCTATCCGGCCGGCGTGCCCGTGTATCGCATCAGCGTGAACGTGCAGCGCTTCGAGTCGTGGCCCGGCAAGCGGGCCGCGATCGACGCCGTGTGGAGCGTGCGCTCGCTCGCCACGCAGGCCGTGATGACCTGCCGCACGAGCGTCGCCGAACCGGTCGCCGACGGCTACGACGCACTCGTCGCCGGCCACCGGCGCGCGCTCGACGCGATTGCCGCGCAGGCCGCGGACGGCGTGCGCGCAATGGCCGCCCGCCGCGGCGCGCCGGCCGCGCCCGCCGCCGGCGGCAAGACGACGGCCGCGCCGGTCGTGCCGTGCCCGGCCAACCCGACGTCCGGCGGCGACGCCGGCGCGACGGGCAAGTCCGGCGCATAA
- a CDS encoding PqiB family protein has product MNSPQGPQHDAPRPPDPAISTKSGWLPSLVWLVPLIAALIGIGLVIKSVRERGPEITISFHSAEGLEPGKTQVKYKDVEIGMVKTIKLSKDLSRVLVQVQLKKEAEDFAVQGSRFWIVRPRVGATGVSGLGTLLSGAYIGVDAGHGQDTLTDFTGLETPPAVTGDQKGTQYVLRGDSLGSVDIGSPVYYRRVQVGQVVGFSLDKDGTGVTFNVFVNAPYDQYVGMNSRWWQASGVDLRLDSSGLKLNTQSLATVILGGIAFQTPPNQGSGTTAPNNTTFRLGSDEGDAMRDPDGQPLQVVMNFNQSLRGLAVGAPVDFRGIVLGEVTNIGIDFDPKTKNFLMPVTMNVYPERLGRRFRETIESKGEPARREIVERLVQHGLRGQLRTGNLLTSQLYVALDFFPKAPAVKIDTARQPLELPTVPNTLDELQLQVADIAKKLDKVPFDQIGANLNSALANADKLFKQLDTQVAPEARDTLSAAKQTFSTAEATLQQDSPLQSDVRGALKELTRTLQSLNALADYLERHPESLLKGKPGDKP; this is encoded by the coding sequence ATGAATAGTCCACAAGGCCCGCAGCACGACGCGCCCCGGCCGCCCGATCCGGCGATCTCGACGAAAAGCGGCTGGCTGCCGTCGCTCGTCTGGCTCGTGCCGCTGATCGCCGCGCTGATCGGCATCGGCCTCGTGATCAAGTCCGTGCGCGAGCGCGGCCCGGAAATCACGATCAGCTTCCACAGCGCCGAAGGGCTCGAGCCGGGCAAGACCCAGGTCAAGTACAAGGACGTCGAGATCGGCATGGTCAAGACGATCAAGCTGTCGAAGGACCTGTCGCGCGTGCTGGTGCAGGTGCAGCTCAAGAAGGAAGCCGAGGACTTCGCGGTCCAGGGCTCGCGCTTCTGGATCGTGCGCCCGCGCGTGGGCGCGACCGGCGTGTCGGGGCTCGGCACGCTGCTGTCCGGTGCGTACATCGGCGTCGACGCCGGTCACGGGCAGGACACGCTGACCGACTTCACCGGCCTCGAGACGCCGCCCGCCGTCACGGGCGACCAGAAAGGCACGCAGTACGTGCTGCGCGGCGATTCGCTCGGCTCGGTCGACATCGGCTCGCCGGTCTACTACCGCCGCGTCCAGGTCGGCCAGGTGGTCGGCTTCTCGCTCGACAAGGACGGCACGGGCGTCACGTTCAACGTGTTCGTCAATGCGCCGTACGACCAGTACGTCGGCATGAACTCGCGCTGGTGGCAGGCGAGCGGCGTCGATCTGCGGCTCGACTCGAGCGGCCTGAAGCTGAACACGCAGTCGCTCGCGACGGTGATCCTCGGCGGCATCGCGTTCCAGACGCCGCCGAACCAGGGCAGCGGCACGACCGCGCCGAACAACACGACGTTCCGTCTCGGCTCCGACGAGGGCGACGCGATGCGCGACCCGGACGGCCAGCCGCTGCAGGTCGTGATGAACTTCAACCAGTCGCTGCGCGGCCTCGCCGTCGGCGCGCCGGTCGACTTCCGCGGAATCGTGCTCGGCGAAGTGACGAACATCGGCATCGACTTCGATCCGAAGACGAAGAACTTCCTGATGCCGGTGACGATGAACGTGTATCCGGAACGCCTCGGCCGCCGCTTCCGCGAGACGATCGAGAGCAAGGGCGAACCGGCGCGCCGCGAAATCGTCGAGCGGCTCGTCCAGCACGGGCTGCGCGGCCAGCTGCGCACCGGCAACCTGCTGACGAGCCAGTTGTACGTCGCGCTCGACTTCTTCCCGAAGGCGCCGGCCGTGAAGATCGACACGGCCCGCCAGCCGCTCGAGCTGCCGACCGTGCCGAATACGCTCGACGAGCTGCAGTTGCAGGTCGCCGACATCGCGAAGAAGCTCGACAAGGTACCGTTCGACCAGATCGGCGCGAACCTGAACAGCGCGCTCGCGAACGCCGACAAGCTGTTCAAGCAGCTCGACACGCAGGTCGCGCCGGAAGCGCGCGACACGCTGTCGGCCGCGAAGCAGACCTTCTCGACCGCCGAGGCGACGCTGCAGCAGGATTCGCCGCTGCAGTCCGACGTGCGCGGCGCGCTGAAGGAACTCACGCGCACGCTGCAATCGCTGAACGCGCTCGCCGACTATCTGGAGCGCCACCCCGAATCGCTGCTCAAGGGCAAGCCAGGAGATAAACCATGA
- a CDS encoding paraquat-inducible protein A has protein sequence MTQPTPTAAREGYASCHACGLVQTIDRPHAHCARCGSALHVRTPNSVMRTWALLLAAAILYIPANLLPIMRTSSIVGSQQDTIMSGVIYFWTSGDWPLAVVVFVASILVPMLKLAVLTILVTSAQRRAAWRPLQRTRLYRIVERIGRWSMLDIFVVTLTVALVHFRSLAVITAGPGALAFGSVVILTMLASMQFDPRLIWDPVETSGNHHE, from the coding sequence ATGACGCAGCCCACGCCTACCGCCGCCCGCGAGGGCTACGCCAGTTGCCACGCGTGCGGGCTCGTGCAGACGATCGACCGGCCGCACGCGCATTGCGCGCGCTGCGGCAGCGCGCTTCACGTGCGCACGCCGAACAGCGTCATGCGCACGTGGGCGCTGCTGCTCGCGGCCGCGATCCTCTACATTCCGGCGAACCTGCTGCCGATCATGCGGACGTCGTCGATCGTCGGGTCGCAGCAAGACACGATCATGAGCGGCGTCATCTATTTCTGGACGTCCGGCGACTGGCCGCTCGCCGTGGTCGTGTTCGTCGCGAGCATTCTCGTGCCGATGCTCAAGCTCGCCGTCCTGACGATCCTCGTCACCAGCGCGCAGCGTCGCGCCGCCTGGCGGCCGCTGCAGCGCACGCGCCTCTATCGGATCGTCGAGCGCATCGGCCGCTGGTCGATGCTCGACATCTTCGTCGTGACGCTGACCGTCGCGCTCGTCCATTTCCGTTCGCTCGCCGTCATCACGGCCGGCCCCGGCGCACTCGCGTTCGGCTCGGTCGTGATCCTGACGATGCTCGCGTCGATGCAGTTCGATCCCCGCCTGATCTGGGATCCAGTCGAAACCTCAGGGAATCACCATGAATAG
- a CDS encoding paraquat-inducible protein A, translating to MQRYDLIACHECDALLHKPRLSGREIARCPRCDALLYRNSTTQIERITALAVAALVTFVIAQAFPILEMDLNGTRVQTTLIGAIDALWHQDMAIVGVMVFCSTVLFPLVEMAALLYVLLPIRRGIVPPGLNLVLRTIQLVRPWGMIEVFMLGIVVTIVKMVSLARVVPDAALFAFGALTLMTAVVLMFDPRTVWDIADDLRAGRAPERPDPAAPLPDAPRR from the coding sequence ATGCAACGATACGACCTGATTGCCTGCCACGAATGCGACGCACTGTTGCATAAACCGCGCCTGAGCGGCCGCGAGATCGCACGCTGTCCGCGCTGCGACGCGCTGCTCTATCGCAACAGCACCACGCAGATCGAGCGCATCACCGCGCTCGCGGTCGCGGCGCTCGTCACGTTCGTCATCGCGCAGGCGTTCCCGATCCTCGAAATGGACCTGAACGGCACACGCGTGCAGACGACGCTGATCGGCGCGATCGATGCGCTGTGGCATCAGGACATGGCGATCGTCGGCGTGATGGTGTTCTGCTCGACCGTGCTGTTCCCGCTCGTCGAGATGGCCGCGCTCCTTTACGTGCTGCTGCCGATCCGGCGCGGCATCGTGCCACCCGGCCTCAACCTCGTGCTACGCACGATCCAGCTCGTGCGGCCGTGGGGGATGATCGAGGTGTTCATGCTCGGCATCGTGGTCACGATCGTGAAGATGGTGAGCCTCGCGCGCGTCGTGCCCGACGCGGCGCTGTTCGCGTTCGGCGCGCTCACGCTGATGACCGCCGTCGTGCTGATGTTCGACCCGCGCACGGTATGGGACATCGCCGACGACCTGCGCGCCGGCCGCGCGCCCGAGCGGCCCGACCCGGCCGCGCCGCTGCCGGACGCGCCGCGCCGATGA
- a CDS encoding cytochrome b, translating into MASKSPPAAPARYAPTAIALHWLIALLIVCGFALGWVMTDIPGFTPTKLKYFSWHKWIGVTVFALAVVRVLWRATHVPPPLPGDTPAWQRAASHGVHMLLYVLMIVIPATGYLYSSASNIPVVYLGIVPLPRLIDPDPALKETFKTLHVSLNYILLALVAMHVLAALKHQLLDRDGLLSRMLPFAK; encoded by the coding sequence ATGGCATCGAAATCGCCGCCGGCCGCGCCGGCACGCTACGCGCCTACCGCGATCGCCCTGCACTGGCTGATCGCGCTGTTGATCGTCTGCGGCTTCGCGCTCGGCTGGGTGATGACGGACATCCCCGGCTTCACGCCGACCAAGCTGAAGTACTTCTCGTGGCACAAGTGGATCGGCGTGACGGTGTTCGCGCTCGCCGTCGTGCGCGTGCTCTGGCGTGCGACCCACGTGCCGCCGCCGCTGCCGGGCGACACGCCGGCGTGGCAGCGCGCGGCGTCGCACGGCGTGCACATGCTGCTGTACGTGCTGATGATCGTGATTCCGGCGACGGGCTACCTGTACAGCTCGGCGTCGAACATCCCGGTCGTCTATCTCGGCATCGTGCCGCTGCCGCGCCTGATCGACCCCGATCCGGCGCTCAAGGAAACCTTCAAGACGCTGCACGTGTCTTTGAATTACATTCTGCTTGCGCTCGTCGCGATGCACGTGCTCGCGGCGCTCAAGCATCAGTTGTTGGACCGCGACGGCCTGTTGTCGCGCATGCTTCCCTTTGCCAAATGA